The nucleotide window AATTAGTTTGTAAAAATGATCGTAATTGATTTCATTGTTTTTATAGGCGGAGAAAAACGAATAAATTCCTGCCTTAGAAATTTCATTTTGATAACGATTGACACTTTTATCTGCTAAACTATTACTGATAAACAAAGAGTATATTATGGTAAGGCAGAAAAATCCTAAAAAAACAATTAGTCTAACCGAAAATTTATGTTGTCCGTTAAATGAAAAAAAGAATATTTTGCTTTTGTAAAACAAAATAAATATTAAGGTCATAAGCAGAAGTATCGATGATATCAAAACGGGTAAAGGGTAAGACTCATTTATGTTATTAATAACTTCGTAAGTATATACCAAATAATCTACAGCAATAAAATTAAATCGGCTCTCAAACTCCTGCCAAAATGTAACCTCGGCAAAAAATGAAAATAAATGTATAAGAAGAAAAATAATAAAAGTGCTGTAGGTAATAATTTTATTGAATAAAGACCTTATGTATTTCTGAGGAAAAATCAATAGATAAAAACTGTATGGTAGCAGAAAGAATAATCCAACTCCAAAGTCAAACAAAAATCCCAGAAGAAAAATTTTCATTATAGGTAACAGAGATAAATCAGCCTTTTGAAAACTGACTGCTAAAAATCCAAATCGGAGAAGTAAAGACGATACCAGATAAAATAAAAAAGAATAAACCAGTAATGTGTAATTGCCCCAATAGTTTTGTTTTAATTTCATATATCTAAATATTTGAAATGATTAATTGCGTAAAAAAATACGTAAGTATGTAATTCATCTTGAATAGACCCAGATTTTTATAATTCATAGTCTATTTGATGTTTTAGAAATTTTCCCATTTACTTATTTCATCTATTAATGCAAGATGGCACAACTGCTATTATAGATGAACCTCCCCCTCTTGGTGCCCTTCAGTTTCAATTTGGAATGTAGTATGGCTAATTTTAAATTCAGAGGTGGCTTTATCTGACAAATTTTTCAAAAGTTTATTGAGATCTTCCTGATGGTCGGCTACTACGTGGGAACTCATCGCATTAACGCCGGAAGTCAATGACCAAACGTGGAGATCATGAAGTTTAATAACTCCTTTTACAGATTCCAAAGAATTTCTAAGCTCTTCTATATTGACATCTTTTGGAGTTCCTTCTAATAAAACATTCACAGCTTCTTTCAAGAGCTTCCAGGTTCTCGGAAATATTAATAACCCTATCACAGCGGAAATAAGGGGATCAGCATAATACCATCCTGTCGTCAACATAATAACTCCGGCAATCATTACTCCTACTGAGGTAAGCGCGTCAGAAAGAACCTCAAAGTAGGCACCCTTCATATTTAGGCTTTCACCTGAATCTTTTCTAATAATCATGATTCCGATAATATT belongs to Chryseobacterium gleum and includes:
- a CDS encoding cation diffusion facilitator family transporter, which codes for MNDQNKNISASAKHKRNLLIVLCLSGTYMIAEVIGGLATKSLALLADAAHMLTDVVGLFLAFIAIKIGERKADAQKTFGYYRTEILAAVINAVVLLGISVYVLFEAWQRFKNPPEVQSTAMMIVAGIGLLVNIIGIMIIRKDSGESLNMKGAYFEVLSDALTSVGVMIAGVIMLTTGWYYADPLISAVIGLLIFPRTWKLLKEAVNVLLEGTPKDVNIEELRNSLESVKGVIKLHDLHVWSLTSGVNAMSSHVVADHQEDLNKLLKNLSDKATSEFKISHTTFQIETEGHQEGEVHL